One Gammaproteobacteria bacterium genomic window carries:
- a CDS encoding EAL domain-containing response regulator, translating into MDTPQLLVIDDDSQVADFMTEVACLSGYSVTTVQRRADCEAYLAVNTPQVIILDLQMPEMDGVEFLRWLAERQMTAAILLISGADARVRNAAVRLGQELRLKMLGTMQKPVRLAELEGLLQNVRHDLPSSENLKAALEQRQFTVHYQPQIALDTQPGTLVGMEALVRWQRPGVGLVPPMEFIPLAERSGLIDALTEYVMEQALQAHAAWQAQGLALTVAVNVAPVLLDRLDLPDRFLGLVSRQGANPATLKLEITESGAMQNVAKTMDILTRLRLKNFALSMDDFGTGFSSLVQLYRMPFSELKIDKSFVQEIERNDEAKTIIRVCIDLARNLGLQVCAEGVESQAALQLLRGYGCTHAQGYYIGKPMPATEVPRWSTGWMGRAAAVA; encoded by the coding sequence ATGGACACGCCGCAATTGCTGGTGATCGATGACGACTCGCAGGTCGCCGACTTCATGACCGAGGTGGCCTGCCTTAGCGGCTACAGCGTGACCACCGTGCAGCGCCGCGCCGACTGCGAGGCCTACCTCGCGGTCAATACGCCGCAGGTCATCATCCTCGATCTGCAAATGCCGGAGATGGACGGTGTGGAATTCCTGCGCTGGCTCGCCGAGCGTCAAATGACGGCCGCCATCCTGCTCATCAGCGGCGCGGATGCCAGGGTGCGAAATGCCGCCGTGCGTCTGGGCCAGGAACTGCGTCTCAAGATGCTGGGCACCATGCAAAAACCGGTGCGCCTGGCGGAACTGGAAGGCTTGCTGCAAAACGTCCGGCACGATCTGCCCAGTTCCGAGAACCTGAAGGCGGCGCTGGAACAACGGCAATTCACGGTGCATTACCAGCCGCAGATCGCCCTCGATACCCAGCCGGGAACGCTCGTCGGCATGGAGGCCCTCGTTCGCTGGCAGCGGCCGGGCGTGGGACTGGTGCCGCCCATGGAATTCATACCGCTGGCGGAGCGCAGCGGACTCATCGATGCCCTGACTGAATACGTGATGGAGCAGGCGTTACAGGCTCACGCCGCATGGCAAGCCCAGGGGCTGGCACTGACGGTCGCGGTCAACGTCGCGCCCGTGCTGCTCGATCGCCTCGATTTACCCGATCGTTTCCTCGGCCTGGTCAGTCGCCAGGGGGCGAATCCGGCCACGCTCAAGCTGGAAATCACCGAGAGCGGGGCGATGCAGAACGTCGCCAAGACCATGGATATCCTGACCCGGCTGCGCCTGAAGAATTTCGCCCTGTCCATGGACGATTTCGGCACCGGTTTCTCGTCGCTGGTGCAGCTCTACCGCATGCCGTTCAGTGAACTGAAGATTGATAAATCCTTCGTGCAGGAAATCGAGCGCAATGACGAGGCCAAGACGATCATCCGCGTCTGCATTGATCTGGCGCGCAATCTGGGATTGCAGGTCTGCGCCGAGGGCGTGGAATCCCAGGCCGCCCTGCAATTGTTGCGCGGCTACGGCTGCACCCACGCCCAGGGCTATTACATCGGCAAGCCGATGCCTGCCACGGAGGTGCCGCGCTGGAGCACGGGCTGGATGGGGCGGGCCGCCGCAGTCGCGTAG
- a CDS encoding DUF3828 domain-containing protein, whose product MNLRTVFLLAQILLISPLSFADDSTAAGAVVTRFYDKYLERRWIGLPSIKDQKEISPYLSRELSKLLNDARRYEQDYKRKRPDEKPPFVDGCLFASLFEGPQAFKIAQITAIPGGGWQVTVAFSYEDQKWRDIVVVKREGKRYVIDDVLLSGAGPFNPPGRLSETLKWRDNGG is encoded by the coding sequence ATGAATCTCCGCACGGTCTTTTTGCTGGCGCAAATCCTGCTGATCAGTCCGCTGTCGTTTGCCGATGATTCAACGGCAGCCGGTGCCGTGGTGACCCGGTTCTATGACAAATATCTCGAACGCCGATGGATTGGCCTGCCCAGCATCAAGGATCAGAAGGAAATCTCGCCCTACTTGAGCAGGGAACTCTCGAAGTTGCTGAATGACGCGCGCCGGTATGAACAGGATTACAAGAGAAAACGCCCGGATGAAAAACCGCCCTTCGTCGACGGCTGCCTGTTCGCAAGTCTGTTCGAAGGACCGCAGGCATTCAAAATCGCGCAAATCACGGCCATCCCCGGGGGAGGATGGCAGGTGACCGTCGCTTTCTCATACGAGGATCAGAAATGGCGGGATATCGTCGTGGTGAAACGCGAGGGAAAGCGATACGTCATTGATGACGTCCTGTTGTCCGGGGCGGGCCCCTTCAATCCACCAGGACGCCTGTCGGAAACGCTGAAATGGCGGGACAACGGCGGGTAA